GCCGATCTTTAATCCTCCGCGCCTGAAAATTTTGTAGGGGAGTACCCGTCCGTTCAACGGCGTGTCCTGTAGCTCGTAATTCGCGTTCAGGAACGGAAACCTGGCATCCTGTTCGATGCGTTCCCGCAAATTGTCGATGCCGCCATCGAAATCGTGATTGCCGATCGTGACGGCATCATACCCCATTTCACTCATGAGTTGCAGTTCAAGTGCTCCTTTATATAGGTTGAAATAGGGCGTACCCTGAAAAATATCGCCGGCATCCAGCAGCAGTACGTACGATTCCTCTGAACGGATCTGCCGCAACAATGCTGACCTGCGCGCGAAACCGCCCAACCCCGGATACTTGGGGTCATTGTCCGGAAACGGATCGATCCGGCTATGGACGTCATTGGTGTGCAGGATGGTTAATTTGATCGAATCGGTCCGTGCAAAAGCGGGCACCGGTATCATGCCGGCAGCGATCAACGCGGCCGTTCCGCTGGCATAGCGCAGAAAACTCCGCCTGGAAACCAGGCCGGATGTGTGTCGGGAAGGGTTATTCTGCATGTTGGATCCTTCCATCGAGTGTGACAACAAGCGTTTGGCGCTGCTGTCCGAGTTTTTCCAGGCGCTGTACGATCGCATCTCGTACCCGAAGCCTCAGTTCTTCTTTTCTCAAAGCGTCCGCAAAGGCAGTATAACGATCGCCGCCGTTCGCCAGATAATCGGACGTTAACACCCGGTAGGTTCGGCTGGTGTCCAGGGGTTCGCCGCCGATCCGGACGGAGTCCGCCAGGTTGCTGCTGATCAACATCCGAAGGCCCGAAACCGGAGCGCCACCGGTGGAAGCAACATGGTTTAACAGTTCCAGCAACTTGCTCCCGCGAAGTGTTATGACGACCAATTCATTGTCAAACGGCATGAGCTCGTACACATCTCCGAGCGTTATCGCACCCATCGGAAGCGAACGTCGCAATCCTCCGTGATTGAATAGAGCAAGGTCGATCGTTTCCCGGGTTAGTGCTGCAGCTTCCTGCATACAGGCATCGGCCACGAAATCGCCGAGCTTACCTTCCGGCTGCTTCTTTTCCAACGGTTGGGCCGATTCGGCCAAGACCCGCGCCATCGACCTGTTCAAACTGTCCCGATACGGAGCGATCCGTCCTTCGATCTTCGGATCCTGCGTTGTGTAGGTGCTGTCACTGAAAACATATTCCTGCAACTGCACGTGCTGCAAGGCAGGACGGGAACAGGCCCAACCGCTCAGCAGGAATAACGAAAACAATAACCTTCCGGAACGCAGCATGACGTGAAGCCGGTGATGGGTGGTGAATGGATGAACTGAAAGGAATCTGACGGACGAAAAACGCGAAGAGTAGGAAGGGCGCGCCCGCTGCGGGATTCCGTCATACAAGTATAGGAAAAAATGTAGTCGTTGTTACCTTCGTCGCTCGCTACAGGATTTTCTTTCCGATGTACCAGCACGAAACCAGCTTCCGCGTCCGATATGGTGAGACCGATCGGATGGGATATGTCTATTACGGCAACTATGCCACTTATTACGAAGTCGGGCGTGTGGAGGCCTTGCGCAGCCTGGGTTTCAGCTATCGTTCGCTCGAAGATAGCGGTGTCCTGCTGCCGGTTTCCGACTTTTCAGTCCGGTACCGAAGGCCTGCTTATTATGATGACCTGTTGGTGCTCACGACCCGGATCGTATCGCTTTCTGGTGTCCGGTTGCGCTTTCTATACGAACTGCGGAATGAGGCAGGCGATCTGCTGAATGAGGCGGAAACTACCTTGGTTTTCGTGAGCAAGGCTACGGGTCGACCCTGTCAGCCCCCGGACGCTTTGCTCCTTGCTTTGAAGAAGTTCCTTCCTTAAGACTCACAAGCGATCCATCAGGTATCGGTACAACTCGAGGTTCCCGAGAATGTCCGCTTTGTGCACCTTTTCCTTCGGGCTGTGGACGTTTTCTTCCGGCGGACCGATGAAACACCAGTCGATGGGGTAGGGTTGCTTCTGTAGTTCCGTTCCATCACTTCCGCCGGCTCCTTCGACTTCCCGCTGATAGGGTAGGCCGCTGGCTTCCGCCATCGACAGGATCCTATCGACAAAGCGTCGACGCGGCAGTCCGGAATCCCGAAGAGAGATTACAGGCCCTTTTCCTGCTGGTACGCCTTCCGTTACCCAGGTGACATCCGAAATCAGGGCCTGCCGGATGCCGTAACGTTCCCAGAGAAAACGGGCGAGATATGGAACACTTCCGCCACCGTGTTCTTCCCAGCACGAAAATACCACGGCTCCATGCTCCAGGGTCTCGCATAGCCGAAGTGCATTCCAAACGCCTAAGCGATTATCCATGTAACAGCATTGTACCGATACTTCGTCTTCGATCCATTTCGGTTTGAACGTCAGGTCAGTACCGCGGTCCAGTTCTCGTGTTGCTGCATAGTGCCAGTGACTTTCATCGTCAACCTGAACCGTACAGGTAATCGCTCCCTCCCAATCGTGTCCGACCAATTCTGTTCCGCTTTCAAAATGTGGGCTTCCAATCCTCACCAATTGCCGGTTATATCGGACGGTGAAACCGATCGAATCAATATGGGCAAAGACGGCTGTTCGTGGCTTTCCAAATACCAGTAACAGGCAATCCTGAAAGTCTTCGCCGGCAAAGACCGCCGGCTGATGCTTCCAACGATGCCCGTGCTCGTGGATATAGGCCAGCAGGAATTCGGTCATCGCGCCTTCATTTCCGGAAGGAGCATGGATGGAGCAGAGTTTTTTCAGGAGTGCAAAGGATTCCTGCATACGGTGTCTTTTTTATTTGGGTATCAAAACGGTCAGAAGGTCGTTTCCGATTTGTTCGGTTGACAGCGTCCTGCCCTGAACCGAAACCGCGGGAACGCCCTCGCCAAGATGAACGGGAGACGTAAAGATCCTGGCTTCGTCCCACAGGTTTTCCGAGATAAGGTTATTCAGGGTTACTGATCCGCCTTCAACCAGTACAGACTGCAAACCGAGATCATACAGGCTGGCAAAGGCATCACGATAAAAATGGGATCCTTCCTCCAGCCTGATCTCCTCCATACCCGCGGTCGGTCCCACTATTTTCTGTGAGAAACGGATCGTTCGAACCGATCCGTCGAACAAATGAAGATCACCCTGAACACGCCCGGTTCGGTCAAAGAGTATCCGGACCGGTGATCGCCCCGGCCATTCCCGTACAGTGAGTTGAGGATTGTCGTTAAGCGCAGTGGCACTGCCCACCGCTATGGCACTTTCTTCCGAACGCCATCGGTGGACCAGACGATGTGCCTCCGACCCGGATACACGACGCCCTACCGGATCATTGGTCTTCGCGCCCAGGAATCCATCCAGTGATGCGGCCCACTTGAGCAGGATCCAGGGCCTGTTTGCTACATGGAATTTGAAAAAGCGTCGGTTCAGCCATCGCCCCGCTTCCGCCTCGATACCGACTTGCACTTCCACACCCGCTGCACGTAAGCATTCAATGCCTGTTCCATTAACAGCCGGAAAGGGGTCGGTATTGGCAACCACGACTTTCGGAATTCCATAACGCAGGATGAGGTCCGTACAGGGAGGCGTTTTACCATGATGCGAACAGGGCTCCAGGTTCACGAATAAGGTCGAGGATTTCAATCGCTGTTCGTGACCTCTGCGAAGGGCATCTTCCACGGCCCGTACTTCAGCATGCGGACCGCCGAAGACTTCGTGGTATCCTTCACCCAGGATCATCCCGTCCTGCACCAGGACGGCGCCAACCAAGGGATTCGGCGCGACCCGTCCGAGCCCCAATCGGGCAAGTTCGAGCGCACGCTCCATGAACCGGATATCCAACATGTGGCGAAGTTAGGCAGAAAGCGGTGGTTCCCGTTCATCGCCGTATTTTCGTCGAATGAATTGGGGCGAATTCGTCCGGCTCTCCAGAGAACGACTTCCTTCCGAGTACGAGGAAGAGGAACGTATCGCCGTGATCGAACGATTGATCGAGGGAAGGTGTAGCATGCGCCGCATCGACCTGGTGATCCGACGAGCGGAAGCGATCGAAGCTGAAACAGAAAAGCGTTTAATGGATGACCTTGCACGCCTGGAGCGTGGAGAACCGGTCCAATATGTACTCGGCAGAGCCCCATTCATGGGCATGAACCTGCAAGTATCACCTGCGGTGTTGATCCCTCGCCAGGAGACCGAAGAAGTGGTCCGCCAGGCAATGGATAAGGCAAGAAGTTGGATGGCGCGCTACCCGGGAACCAGACTCCGGATTCTGGATGTTGGCACCGGAAGTGGTTGCATCGCTATCAGCCTGGCAAAAGCCTTCCCTGATGGTGAGGTAATCGGCATTGATATTTCCGACGCGGCCCTGGAAATTGCTAGGCGCAATTCGTCGGAGCAGGACGCAGCTGTGCATTTTCTGCAAGCTGATGTTTTGCAGGAAACGCAACTGTCCGAGATGCCGTTTCATCTGATCGTGAGCAACCCGCCTTACATCCCGCAAGCGGACGAAGCGACGCTACACAGCCGTGTCCGCGACCACGAACCTCCGCAAGCCTTGTTCAGTCCGACGGAAGATCCGCTACTGTATTATCGCGTCATCGCGGGACGTGCATCCAGGTGGATGGTGCCCGGCGGTTGGTTGATTTTTGAAATACACAGCGGAACGGGATCCGAAACGGAGGACCTACTGAAAACCGCCGGACTGGTGGATACCTCACATCTGCGCGATCTGAACGGAAACGAACGCATTGTTCTCGGCCGGCTACCCGATGATGTGGCGGGTCCGGGTAAATAACGCAACTTTGAGATTGAACCATGAACGAAAAAGCAGCCAAAGCGCGGATCGAAGAACTTTCTGCGCTCATTGATAAGCACAACCGGCTCTATTATCAGGATGCCAAACCGGTGATCAGTGATTTCGAGTTCGACCAGCTTTTGGAGGAACTGATCCGCCTGGAGAAGGAGTTTCCGCAGTTCCGCGCATCCGATTCTCCAAGTCTGCGGGTCGGAGGTGAAGTAACGAAAGAGTTCGTCTCCGTTACCCACAGGTATCCCATGCTCTCGCTCGGAAATACCTACAGCGAGGAGGAAGTGCGTGAGTTCGACGAACGGGTGCGTAAAGTGGTAGGAGAGGACGTCGCATACGTCTGTGAATTGAAGTTTGACGGCGTAGCCGTCGGGATGACTTACCGGGATGGCCGGCTCGTACAGGCAGTCACCCGGGGCGATGGCGTAAAGGGTGATGATGTCACGGCCAACATCCGAACGATCCGAACGATTCCACTCCGCCTGCACGGTGACTTCCCGAAGGAGTTTGAGATCCGGGGTGAGGTGTTCATGCCCCGCTCGTCATTCGATCGCATCAACAAGCAACTGGCTTCGCAATTGCGTGAGGACGGATACGATGAAGGGGAGATTGCGGACCGACTCATGAAAAATCCGAGAAATGCCGCTGCAGGTACGGTGAAAATGCAGGACTCGGCCCAGGTCGCGAAACGCGGGCTCGATTGCTACCTGTACTTCGTACTCGGGGAACGTTTGCCTTTCAAAACGCATGTCGAATCGCTGGAGCAGGCCGGTAAATGGGGCTTCAAAATAAATGAGCACTACAAATTGTGTAGTAATCTGAAACAGGTACTCGACTTTATCCATGCCTGGGATACGCGCCGTGCGAAATTACCGTATGATACCGACGGCGTTGTCATCAAGGTCAACGACCTGGGTTTCCAGCGGGAATTGGGATACACCGCGAAGTCACCGCGTTGGGCGATCGCTTACAAGTTCAAGCCGGAGAATGTTTCCACGGCCCTGTTGTCCATCGATTACCAGGTTGGAAGAACGGGAGCGATCACGCCTGTAGCCAACCTGGCACCGGTTCACCTGGCCGGTACCACCGTGCGTCGTGCCACCCTGCACAACGCCGATCAGATCGCTAAACTCGATCTCCACATCGGGGATCATGTTTTTGTGGAAAAAGGTGGCGAGATCATTCCGAAGATCACCGGTGTCGACCTCAAGAAACGCCCGAAGGACGCGACGGCGGTACGTTACATTCGAAAATGTCCGGAATGTGGCGAAGCATTGATTCGTCGTGAAGGGGAGGCCTTGCATTATTGTCCGAACGAGGACGGTTGCCCGCCGCAGATCAAGGGGAAGATCGAGCATTTCATTTCCCGACGGGCGATGGATATCGACAGCCTCGGCGAAGGCAAAGTGGAACTGCTCTTCGATAAGGGACTGATCAAAGAACCGGCAGACCTGTACCGCCTGGAAGCAGGACAGTTACTGGGCTTGGAGAAAACCCTTTCCACGGAGCCGGGAGAAAAGCCGAGAGTCATTCGCTTGCAGGAAAAATCGGTGCAAAAGATCCTGCAGGGAATCGAAGCCTCCCGTGAAGTGCCCTTCGAGCGGGTATTGTACGCCATCGGGATACGGTATGTCGGGGAGACTGTGGCGAAGAAACTGGCCCAACATTTCAAAACCATGGACGCCCTGGCAGCGGCAGGGGCGGAGGAGTTGATACAGGCTGAAGAGATCGGTGAAAAGATCGCGGAAAGTGTACACGAATATTTCCGCGACAAGAAACACCTCCGGCAGATCGATGCCCTCCGGAAGGCCGGGTTGAAAATGACCCTGGATACACGTGGCAAAGGTCCCCTTAGCGATAAACTGGCCGGTATGGCGTTTGTCGTCTCCGGTGTCTTCGAACACTTCGAACGCGATGCACTCAAGGAAGTGATCGAACGCCACGGAGGAAAGGTCCAATCAGGTGTTTCATCCAAGACGACCTACCTGCTGGCAGGCTCGGAGGCCGGTCCCAGTAAGATCGAAAAGGCGGAACGGCTGAAAGTAAAAGTCATCGACGAAGCCACCTTCGAGCGAATGATTCGATGAGTGCTCGCATCGGATGAAAAGCCCTATCTTCGTCTGGCTAGCAGCAGAACCTTGGCCGTACCCAAAAAGATTCGGACGTATCTCGGACAGCGACGCTTCCTGCAGGATGTGCGGAAGCTGAAACTGGTGCACGAGGTTGTTCCATTCGATGACGCCCAGAAGATCGGGATACTTTACGATGCCACCGACGCGCGTGATTACGAAGTGGTGAAGGCATATGTGAAACAGGTGCGTTCCGTCTACAAAAAGGATATCCAGGCTATGGGTTTTGTCGACAAGAAGCAACTGCCCAACGGACAGTTCGCCCAGTATGGTCTCGATTTTTTCACCCGCAAAGACCTCGACTTCCGCCTGATTCCGAAGGACCCGATCGTCGATAACTTCATTCGGGAACCTTTCGATATCCTGATTAACCTGAATAATGGGAAATCATTCCCGCTACGCTATATTGCCGCTGTTTCGCATGCGAAGTTTCGCATCGGCCGATATGACAAACGCAATATCACCTGCTACGAAATGATGTTGCAGTTGCCCCCGGACACCGGTATAAAAACCGTCATCGAAGAGACGGAGCACTACCTGCGCCAAGTAAAACGCTGAACCATGAACCTGAATAAACTCAAAGGGACCGGTGTCGCCCTGGTGACACCCTTCCATAAGGATGGTAGCATTGATTTCAAGGGGTTCAAAAAACTGCTCGACAGGATCATCGACGGAAAAGTGGAATACCTGGTTCCGCTTGGCACCACGGGTGAATCGGTCACCCTCACGAAGGACGAACGTCGTGCTGTGCTGGATTTCGTGCTGGAGATCAACGACGGCCGTTTGCCGGTCGTGCTGGGATTGGGTGGAAATAATACCAACGAGATCCTCGAATGCATGGAAGAAATGGATTTCGACGGTGTCTCCGCGGTGCTGTCCGTATCCCCGTACTACAACCGGCCTTCCCAGCGGGGGATCTACCAGCATTACAAGATGATCGCCAACGCCTGCCCGGTTCCGCTCATACTCTATAATGTTCCTTCCCGCACGGGCTCGAACATGGATGCCGAGACCACCCTGGAACTGGCGCACGATGTACGCAACATCATCGGAATCAAAGAGGCTTCCGGCAATCTGGAAAAGGTCATGCGCATCCTGCACGGTCGTCCGAAGGACTTCCTGGTGATCAGCGGCGACGATCTGCTCACCCTTCCCATGCTTGCCTGCGGAGCCGATGGCGTCATCTCGGTCATCGCCAACGCATTTCCGAAGGATTGGAGCGAAATGGTCCGGGCCGGCTTGGAAGGTAATTTTGACCGATCTCGAAAACTGCACTATAAACTGCAGGAGATCACCCGTGCCATTTTTGTCGACGGAAATCCGTCCGGAGTCAAAGGGTTGCTCAGTTTTCAGAACGTTTGTGCCGAGCATGTCCGGCTTCCATTGGTATCGGTCGGTAAATCCACGATCAACAAGTTCGAGACCATCCTCCGTGGCTGATTTCCGCTGAACTTTTCGCAGCGAAAGGTGTTTCCTCAAGCGAAATCGATGATGCGGATCCGCCTTTTTCTCCTTTTCCTGCTTTTTGGCCAAGTGGCCTTCGCGCAGGCCCCTTCGGCTACGTTGAACGGCCAGGTCGTTGACAAGCTCAGTAACCAGCCCATACCGTTTGCACCGGTACAGATCTCCGGTACTACGATCGGAACGACCACCGACGAACAGGGTCGGTTTGAATTCCGTGGATTGACACCGGGAATCTACAACATCGAAGTCACGTCGGTCGGCTACGACAAGGCGGCTGTTTTCGAGATCGATGTAAGTTCGACCCGTGTACGGCCTGTCCGCGTCGAACTCGTCGCACGTTCAACCGAGCTGGAAGAAGTGACTGTTCGCCCCGATCCGTTTGTGAAACTGGAAGAAGCCCCGGTTTCCGTCTATAATGTCGGTGAAGTGGATATCAAACGTAATCCTGGAGCCAACCGGGATATCTCCAAAGCGCTGCAATCGTTGCCCGGTGTAGCGGCCACCGCCAGTTTCCGCAACGACCTGATCATTCGCGGCGGTTCCTCGAACGAAAATCGATTTTACCTCGACGGTATCGAGGTCCCCAATATCAACCACTTCGCCACACAGGGTTCCACCGGAGGCCCCGTGGGCATGATCAACGTAGACTTCATCCGGGAAGTTGACTTTTACAGCAGTGCTTTCCCGGCAGCTCGCGGTAACACACTCAGCTCGGTCATGGATTTCAAGTTGAAAGAGGGCAGGGCAGAGCGAATGGGTTATACCCTGACGTTGGGAGCATCCGACCTGGCAGCGACCGTGGATGGGCCCTTGTCCGATAAGGTGAATTTCATCGCATCCTGGAGAAGAAGCTACCTGCAATTTCTCTTCAAAGCGATCGGTTTGCCATTCCTGCCGACCTACGATGATTTCCTCGTCAAGACAAAATGGAAGATCGATGATCGTAACGAGATCACCTTCCTGGGTCTTGGTGCCGATGACCGGGTACGACTCAACCTGGAACAGGACGAAACCGATTTGCAGCAATACCTCCTCAATAACCTTCCGGTCAACACGCAGTGGAATTACACCGTCGGAGCCGTTTACCGCCGGTACCGAACGAACGGATATTCCCTGTTTGCACTTTCAAGAAACCAGTTGCAGAATGACGCGGAGAAATTCCAGGACAACGATGCGTCTTCTGAGAACAACCGCTTGCTCGATTATTCCAGCCGGGAAACGGAGAACAAGTTCAGGTACGAACAAGTGGAAAGGATCGGAAGCCAGAAAATAACCTTCGGCATGAACCTGGAATCGGCCGAATATACGAATCGGACCTTCAACAGGGTGCCGTATGTGGGAGAAGTCCGGTATCAATCCGACATCAGCTTCTACAAAGCTGCCCTCTTCGCGCAGTGGAGTATCTCCGCTCTCCGGGAAGATCTTACGCTATCAGCCGGATTTCGTCTGGATGCCAATACGTTCAACGAACGGATGCAACGTCCCCAGGATCAGTTTTCTCCCCGACTGTCGCTCAGCTATCGGCTTTCCGACCGCTTCCGTTTCAATGCCAACGCCGGACGGTACTTCCAACTTCCGGCCTATACCATTCTTGGCTTCCGCGATAATGCAGGAACCTTGGTCAATAAGGTGGATGCCCGCTACATGCAGTGCGATCACCTGGTCGCCGGTTTCGAATACACGGCACCCTCCTTTGTCCGAATTACCCTCGAAGGATTCTACAAGAACTATTCGCAGTATCCCTTCAACCTACGCGATTCCATTTCCATCGCCAACCAGGGCAGCGATTTCGGTACCGTTGGAACTGTACCTGTTCGTTTCGACAATAGGGGGCGTTCCTATGGGGTCGAATTCATGGTACAACAGAAACTGTTCAAGAAAGTATTCGGCATCCTGGCTTACACACTTTTACGCAGTGAGTTCGAAAGTCTGGACGGTGCATTTCTGCCTTCTTCCTGGGATTTCCGGCATGTCGTCAGCCTGACCGGCGGCAAGTACTTTCCCAAGAACTGGCAGGTGGGTTTTCGTTTCCGATTCAACAGTGGTACACCTTATACGCCTTTTGACGTTGCAGCGTCTGTCGAGAAATCCAACTTCGACATCACCGGACAAGGTATCCCGGACCGTACCGCCATCAACGCCTTGCGCACCGATGCGTTTCATCAGCTCGACCTGCGGATCGATAAGAAGTATTACTATAAAAAATGGAGCTTGAACTTTTTCCTGGATGTGCAGAATGTCTATAATCAGGTAACGGAATTTGCACCTTACGTCAGTGTACAACGGAATGCCAACGGGCAGCCGATCGTAGATCCCAATAATACCGACGCCTATTTGCCCTTGCTGATCCCCAATGAAGCGGGGAGCCTTATTCCAAGTATCGGAATCGTGGCTGAATTCTGATCTTTCTGCCCTTCGCCCTCCATATTCCCGCGTTGGCAAAATAAGGTCCGTCCTTTCCTTGCCGGATTACCGCATTCGGTTACATTTGGTAACTAAATTCAAATGCGATGGGAAGATTCCGATTCCTTCATTTAATGGTTTTCCTGACCCTGCTGGCAGGTTCCGGGCCGTTGTATGGACAACACCTCATCCGGTTTTACATGAAAGCCAAAGTCGGCTACCGGGATGACAAGGGTGCTATCGTGGTGCCGGCCACCTACGATGCCGGTTCCGAATTCATCGAAGGAAGGGCCCTGGTGGTCCGCGATAGTCTTCGTGGCTTTCTCGATGTCTTCGGCACGGAGGTTATTCCGCTGCAGTTTTCGGATGCCGGTGTCTTCAACAAAGGGATTGCACGCGTAGCCAGGGATGGTAAGTACGGTTGGATCAGACCGGATGGTTCGTATTCGATCCCCGCGCAGTTCGACCTGGCGGATGAGTTTTGCGACGGACTCGCACGGGTGATGATCGGTGGGAAATTCGGTTACATCAATCGGGATGGACAGACGATCATCGCGTTGCAATATCAGAATGCCCGGAATTTTTCTTCCGGACTTGCACCGGTTTACGACGGAAAGAAGTGGGGATTCATCGATGCTGCCGGTAAATGGATTTTGCCTGCCTCCTTCGACGACGCGCAATCATTCCACAACGGAGAGTCACTCGTTCGAAAAGGGGAGAAGATGTATTTCATCGATACAAAAGGTAAGCGGACACGCGAATTGGAAGTGCCCGAAGAGGAATTCACCAAACGTAAACGCTAATCTTTTGAACCCATGAGAAAGCAATTACTCATTGCCGGATGGATGGTCATCCTCCTGACCGGTATTTCAATATCCACCTCGAACGCGCAAGCCGGTCAATGGGCCTGGATGGGTGGTGATACACTTGGAAACTACGCCGGAAGTTTCGGAGTCCAGGGAGTCCCGTCTCCGACTAATTGGCCGCAAGGCATCTACGAAGGTTCCGAATGGACCGACCGGAACGGAAAGTTCTGGCAGTACGGCGGTGGAACCAGCTTCGGATGGAACGATAACCTCTGGATGTTCGACCCGGCAACAGGCTTGTGGACCTGGATGAGCGGTAACGGTGCCGCTGGTTCCGGTAACCCCGTATATGGCACTCAGGGCGTTGCTGCACCCGGTAACACGCCCGGAGGACGAGGCCGTACCTCTGCCACCTGGGTGGACCTATCCGGTAATCTTTGGCTGTATGGTGGAGTGGGCAATGCCGGCAACATGGGGGATCTGTGGAAATACGACATCAACACCAACCTCTGGGCCTGGATGAAAGGATCCCAGACAGGCATGGCTCCCGCCAACTGGGGCACATTGGGTGTACCGTCTCCGACAAACGATCCCGGTCAACGCATCGAAACGAATGCGGCATGGGTCGATAACGCTGGTAATCTGTGGCTCTTCGGTGGTGATGGTTACAACGATACCTGGAAGTACGATGTCAATACCAATGAATGGACCTGGATGGCTGGACCCAATCTCCAATACCAGAATGGTAACTGGGGAACAAAAGGCGTTGCCGCTTCCACCAACGTGCCTTCCAACCGGATGGTACATGCACATTGGAAAGACAATAACGATAACTTCTGGATGTTTGGCGCCTACTCGACCCAGGGGATTTTTGATGATGTCTGGAAGTACGATCCTTCCATTAACCAATGGACCTGGATGGCCGGTAGCAACGTGCCGGGTGCCGGACAAATCTACGGTACTGCCTGCGTAGAAGATTCCGCTAACACGCCGGGTGCACGATTTGAGAATCGGTCCTGCTGGCGCGACTCCTGCGGGAATCTTTTCGTCTATGGTGGCGGCAACGACCTCGGTCCTTCAGAGGGTTACGGCGACTTTTGGTTCTTCAATGTCTCCACGCTCAAATGGACCTACATCAGCGGTAACCAGACACCGAACTCGGATCCCGTATATGGCACGCTCGGGGTTTTCAATCCGACCAACTATCCTGGTAATCGCTACGGGCCGCTTCCTTATGCCGATCAACAAGGTTACTTCTGGTTGTTGGGAGGCTATGTGAATTACACGGGCTTCCACGCTGATATCTGGAAGTACCAACCCGATCCTTCTTGTCCCGCTGCTGCCTGCCTGGCCAATTTCCCCAGAGCCGATTTCATCGCCAGTGATACGTCCATTTGCATCGGAGAATGCGTGACCTTCACCAACAATTCGGTGAACGCGACGATTTATCAGTGGACATTCCAGGGTGGCATACCTTCCGTTTCCATTAGCGCGAATCCTGCACCGGTATGTTATTACAACCCGGGCAGCTATGCCGTCACGCTTAGTGCCGGCAACAGCAACGGGGTGAGTACCCGGAATGTGGTCGGGTACATCAATGTCTATGCACCCATTCGTCCTACGGTAACTTACATTAACGACACCTTGTATTGCAGTCATGCCTTGAGTTACCAATGGTACCTCAACGGAGCGGCGATTCCCGGCGCGACCGACAGCGCATTCGTCATGACTCAAAGCGGGGTCTATTACGTTCAAGTCACCGATATCCACGGCTGCAATGCCTATTCGATCCAGTACGACATCGTATTGGGTGTTCAGTCGATCG
This genomic stretch from Bacteroidota bacterium harbors:
- a CDS encoding T9SS type A sorting domain-containing protein, giving the protein MRKQLLIAGWMVILLTGISISTSNAQAGQWAWMGGDTLGNYAGSFGVQGVPSPTNWPQGIYEGSEWTDRNGKFWQYGGGTSFGWNDNLWMFDPATGLWTWMSGNGAAGSGNPVYGTQGVAAPGNTPGGRGRTSATWVDLSGNLWLYGGVGNAGNMGDLWKYDINTNLWAWMKGSQTGMAPANWGTLGVPSPTNDPGQRIETNAAWVDNAGNLWLFGGDGYNDTWKYDVNTNEWTWMAGPNLQYQNGNWGTKGVAASTNVPSNRMVHAHWKDNNDNFWMFGAYSTQGIFDDVWKYDPSINQWTWMAGSNVPGAGQIYGTACVEDSANTPGARFENRSCWRDSCGNLFVYGGGNDLGPSEGYGDFWFFNVSTLKWTYISGNQTPNSDPVYGTLGVFNPTNYPGNRYGPLPYADQQGYFWLLGGYVNYTGFHADIWKYQPDPSCPAAACLANFPRADFIASDTSICIGECVTFTNNSVNATIYQWTFQGGIPSVSISANPAPVCYYNPGSYAVTLSAGNSNGVSTRNVVGYINVYAPIRPTVTYINDTLYCSHALSYQWYLNGAAIPGATDSAFVMTQSGVYYVQVTDIHGCNAYSIQYDIVLGVQSIGSQNGSLSLFPNPSQGSFQLSATNLKTGHLQLEVLDAIGQRVYLEEWDQTSPDLNRGVSLPAVANGLYTVRLRQSDQLILRNLLITR